The genome window CACGTTGCGTATTCCAAACCTTGGTGAATTCGTATTGTTTTCTTTAGCTTCTCGGTGTTTGCCATATTCCACTAGGAAGGGTTTCGAAGCAGCCAACAAACACAACTTTCCATCTATTCTGGATATGGTTGGCTACGTCAAAGATCGTGTGACCCTTTTAGAGGCCGTGAACTTCTCGAAAGGCTCTGGGGTGTCCCCGTCAGCTCCGTACCATATTAAGTCCACGTCGTCAACCCATGTTGGCAGGAAGCCAAAGGTGGCGATGATAACCACAAAACCAACGGGTACTGCTCCGTCAAAGTGTTTGTTTTGTTCGGGAGATCACGTCACTACGTCGTGCAACGCGTTTGCCCAAATGTCAGTGAGTGATCGCGTGTCAGCTGCACGTGATAAACGACTGTGCTTCCGTTGTCTCAACTCCACCCACTGGTCGACAAAATGCAGAGTATCCAAGCCATGTGCCCGTTGCCATGGTCGCCACCATACTCTACTCCATAAGGACATCGATACGGACTCACAACCCATCCCCTCGACAAGTGCCTGCCACGTTAGCTCATCGAAACATCCTACTATATTGCTGGGGACCGCTGTGGTTCACGTGCGTGACCGGTATGGGTGCATGCAGCCGGTACGCGCCTTAATCGACTCAGGATCGCAGATAAGTATCATGTCGGTTCCCTGTGTCGAACGGTTGGGGTTGACGCGTAATAAGTGGACTGCTCCGTTGACGGGCGTGTCCGGGGTCGCGGTTCTACAAGTCAAAGGTAGGGTTGACTGTCTTATTACGCCTAGGTACAATGATGAGCACCCCATAGAGCTAAAGGCGTGGGTTTTACCTAGAATAACAACTGAAATGCCTTCGCAACGGCTGCCGCCAGAAATGGTGAAGAAGTTTTGCCACTTGGCCTTGGCCGACCCGCGGTTTGATAATCCGGCTCCAGTTGAGTTATTGTTAGGAGCTGACGTATTCTCCCAAGTTATGGATGGGAAACGCGTCTTACTGGACCCCTCCTTACCTGCGGCGTATGGGTCAATATTCGGATGGATCGTTATTGGTCCCGTTTCCACGACAGAACCTGATACTTATCAGTCTCATTCTGTTGTCACCCTTGCTGTGTCACTTGAGGACATGGTTCAGCGATTTTGGCAAGTGGAAGAACCTGATACAGCCCCGGCTACATTCCATGATGAGGGTCAATGTGAAGCTGTCTATAGCGCTGAGCGGTATCGTGACCTTAATGGACGATTTGTGGTGCCCATGCCGTTCAGGCCCGGTCATCGTGATGAATCATTCCCGGGGTCCCGCCAAATCGCCATACGTCGTTTCCAGAACCTGGAACGGAAGCTCCAGGCCGATGAAGTGCTCTACGCTGCATACAGGGAGTTCATGTCAGAATATGAGTCGTTGGGACACATGAATATTGCGGCTGATGCCGGGACGTACTTCATACCCCACCACCCGGTCTTCAATGCGGCTAACAAGATACGAGTGGTATTTGACGCCTCAGCCAAGGCCAATTCGCAACTGTCTCTAAACCAATGCTTACACACTGGGCCGAAATTGCAGTTGGATATCCTGGACATCTTGACCCGTTTTCGCCTTCATAAGTTTGTTTTCACCGCCGACGTGTGTAAAATGTACCGGCAAATCCTCATACGCCCGGAATATAGGCGCTTCCAACACATATTCTGGCGGTTTTCACCTGTAGAGGAGCTAAAAGAATATGAGCTAAACACCGTCACGTACGGAGTTAATTGCGCCCCCTTCCTGGCATTGCGCGTACTGAAGGACATCGCTGATAATGAGTGCCAGGACTTTCCGGAGGTCCGGGACGGGCTGAGATACCAGACATACGTTGACGACATTTGTCTCGGAGCCGACACCGAGGAGCTCCTATCGAAGGTACAGTCCGAGTTGATAGCCGTGCTGGGGCGCTCTGCACTTGAACTGAAAAAGTGGTCGAGCAATTCACCCCGCGTAATGTCAGAGATTGCGGAAGCTGATCGCATTTCCGACGTCATCAACTTCGATGAGAAAGAAGGATGTATGATCAAGGTGTTAGGTTTGCGCTGGCATCCGACCAAGGACGTTTTTGGTTTTGATGTCCATCCGTTAACAACAGTTGTCACCAAACGATCCGTGTTATCTATTATCGCCAGGATCTTTGACCCGATTGGATTCCTTGCTCCTGTGATTTTTCatgcaaaacatattatgcagTTAATTTGGAAGTCTGAACTGGGATGGGATGACCCTTTACCACATGACCTAGGTGTTACCTGGAAGCTGTTGCTCAACGACCTTCCAGTGTTGTCCAAAATCGAGATCCCGCGTTTTCTATTGACAACCACCAGGTCCAACGTGCATTTATGTGGATTTTGTGACGCGTCGGAACAAGGATATGCCGCGGTAGCATATTTGCGAGTAACGTCATCTTCAGGACTGGTCACCGTACATCTCCTTGGTTCCAAAACCAAAATGTCCCCCATGAAGACTAGCACGATCCCAAGATTGGAATTATGTGCGGCCGTGCTTCTGGCCCGTTGGCTGGCTCGCCTCCTAACAGTTTTTGGGGACCGACTCCGCTTCGACGGTATCTTTGCATGGTCGGATTCTCAGATAGTGCTATCATGGCTAGTTAACCCTCATACGTGTTTCAAAGTGTTTGTCTCGAACCGAGTGCATTTAGCCCGTCAGTTGGTACCAACCTGCCAGTGGGGTTACGTCCGGTCGGCTGAGAATCCGGCAGATTGTGCATCCAGAGGGTTGATGCCCTCAGACTTGGTTAATCATGTATTATACTGGTCGGGTCCTGCTTTCCTCAAGGGCACTGTTGAAGCTTGGGACATGTCGGTCGCAGCGGTGCCTATGGAGCAGCTACCGGAAATCAAAGTCATTTCGCTGTCTGTCCAAATCGAGCCTGAGGTAGAGTGGTTTAGTCGTTTTTCTTCATACCACAACATGGTCAGAGTTGTGGCCTGGTTGATTCGCGTCGCAGGCCGAGCCCGGAAACAGAAATACACTTCAGAGTATTTGACTCGCGAGGAACTTGACGACTCACTCACTGTCTTAGTTAAACAGTCTCAAGTCCGTTGGTTGTCCAAACTCCACGAGGATCTAGCGCGCGGCCGCCCTGCACAACGGTCATTTGGT of Aphis gossypii isolate Hap1 unplaced genomic scaffold, ASM2018417v2 Contig00697, whole genome shotgun sequence contains these proteins:
- the LOC126555053 gene encoding uncharacterized protein LOC126555053, whose amino-acid sequence is MVGYVKDRVTLLEAVNFSKGSGVSPSAPYHIKSTSSTHVGRKPKVAMITTKPTGTAPSKCLFCSGDHVTTSCNAFAQMSVSDRVSAARDKRLCFRCLNSTHWSTKCRVSKPCARCHGRHHTLLHKDIDTDSQPIPSTSACHVSSSKHPTILLGTAVVHVRDRYGCMQPVRALIDSGSQISIMSVPCVERLGLTRNKWTAPLTGVSGVAVLQVKGRVDCLITPRYNDEHPIELKAWVLPRITTEMPSQRLPPEMVKKFCHLALADPRFDNPAPVELLLGADVFSQVMDGKRVLLDPSLPAAYGSIFGWIVIGPVSTTEPDTYQSHSVVTLAVSLEDMVQRFWQVEEPDTAPATFHDEGQCEAVYSAERYRDLNGRFVVPMPFRPGHRDESFPGSRQIAIRRFQNLERKLQADEVLYAAYREFMSEYESLGHMNIAADAGTYFIPHHPVFNAANKIRVVFDASAKANSQLSLNQCLHTGPKLQLDILDILTRFRLHKFVFTADVCKMYRQILIRPEYRRFQHIFWRFSPVEELKEYELNTVTYGVNCAPFLALRVLKDIADNECQDFPEVRDGLRYQTYVDDICLGADTEELLSKVQSELIAVLGRSALELKKWSSNSPRVMSEIAEADRISDVINFDEKEGCMIKVLGLRWHPTKDVFGFDVHPLTTVVTKRSVLSIIARIFDPIGFLAPVIFHAKHIMQLIWKSELGWDDPLPHDLGVTWKLLLNDLPVLSKIEIPRFLLTTTRSNVHLCGFCDASEQGYAAVAYLRVTSSSGLVTVHLLGSKTKMSPMKTSTIPRLELCAAVLLARWLARLLTVFGDRLRFDGIFAWSDSQIVLSWLVNPHTCFKVFVSNRVHLARQLVPTCQWGYVRSAENPADCASRGLMPSDLVNHVLYWSGPAFLKGTVEAWDMSVAAVPMEQLPEIKVISLSVQIEPEVEWFSRFSSYHNMVRVVAWLIRVAGRARKQKYTSEYLTREELDDSLTVLVKQSQVRWLSKLHEDLARGRPAQRSFGLRPFVDARGVIRVGGRLTRSNLTSAEKQPILLAKDSHLSTLLARHWHLVTCHSGPRVIRH